The following proteins are encoded in a genomic region of Hoeflea phototrophica DFL-43:
- a CDS encoding ComF family protein codes for MLSPEAIANPPPYAKARAAVLYDGVARKLAQGLKYSDRADLAKMMAKWMVRAGREIVDDSDVIVSVPLHRHRLLSRRYNQSAELARAISKLTGKPFEAGGLRRIRATRQQVGLGLRARQDNVRGAFAVPPSQMPRISGYKVLLVDDVLTTGSTVAAATRALNRAGAEQVCILTFARVASPGAETLYA; via the coding sequence ATGCTTTCACCGGAGGCAATTGCCAATCCGCCACCCTATGCCAAGGCCCGGGCCGCTGTTTTGTATGACGGGGTTGCACGCAAATTGGCTCAGGGCCTCAAATATTCGGACCGTGCGGATCTGGCAAAGATGATGGCGAAGTGGATGGTGCGGGCCGGGCGTGAGATTGTCGATGACAGTGATGTGATCGTAAGTGTTCCGCTGCACCGGCATCGGTTGCTTTCGCGTCGCTACAATCAGTCGGCCGAGCTGGCGCGGGCAATCTCGAAACTGACAGGCAAGCCGTTTGAAGCTGGAGGGCTGCGCCGGATCCGGGCAACCCGCCAGCAGGTCGGGCTGGGTTTGAGGGCACGGCAGGACAATGTGCGGGGCGCATTTGCAGTGCCGCCTTCTCAAATGCCACGGATTTCCGGTTACAAGGTGTTGTTGGTCGATGACGTCCTGACCACCGGCTCCACCGTTGCGGCGGCGACCCGAGCTCTCAATCGCGCGGGTGCAGAGCAGGTCTGTATTCTGACTTTTGCCAGGGTTGCAAGCCCGGGCGCGGAGACCCTATATGCCTGA
- a CDS encoding methyltransferase domain-containing protein yields the protein MEQLFDHSLLRQRRERALARLEPDADFLIRRVAEDMAERLMVVERLFEAPVQVHGGLPLAADLMQASGKTAEFRFVDTCPVPGKNTKATRLASPDLVPLEPQSADLVVSPLALHLTNDTPGVLVQLRRSLKPDGLLLAATPGAGTLGELREALLAAESELTGGANARIHPFGDVRDYGALLQRAGFALPVTDIEEVVVRYSDMFALLRDLRAMGMTSLLTERSRTPLTKSVFLRAAEIYAERFSDPDGRIRASFPIVHLSGWAPHESQQKPLKPGSAKQRLSDVLKTPEQKLPR from the coding sequence ATGGAACAGCTGTTCGACCATAGTCTGCTGCGCCAGAGGCGCGAACGCGCATTGGCGCGGCTTGAACCGGACGCTGATTTCCTGATTCGCCGGGTCGCCGAAGACATGGCAGAAAGGTTGATGGTGGTCGAACGGCTTTTTGAAGCACCAGTACAGGTGCATGGCGGCTTGCCGCTTGCAGCAGATCTGATGCAGGCCAGCGGCAAGACAGCAGAGTTCAGATTCGTCGACACCTGCCCGGTCCCGGGCAAGAACACCAAAGCCACCAGGCTTGCCTCGCCGGATCTGGTGCCGCTTGAGCCGCAAAGCGCGGATCTGGTGGTCTCACCGCTCGCACTGCACCTGACCAACGACACGCCTGGCGTCCTGGTGCAGTTGCGCCGGTCACTCAAGCCCGACGGTCTGCTGCTGGCTGCAACACCGGGTGCGGGAACTCTGGGTGAACTGCGCGAAGCACTGCTTGCCGCGGAAAGCGAGCTGACCGGCGGTGCCAACGCCAGGATCCACCCCTTCGGCGATGTCCGCGATTACGGCGCACTGCTTCAGCGCGCGGGCTTCGCCCTTCCTGTTACCGACATTGAGGAGGTTGTTGTCCGTTACAGCGACATGTTCGCGCTGCTACGCGATCTGCGTGCCATGGGGATGACATCATTGCTCACCGAAAGAAGCCGGACGCCGCTGACCAAATCGGTCTTTCTTCGCGCCGCCGAGATTTACGCCGAGCGGTTTTCCGATCCCGATGGCCGCATTCGGGCCAGCTTCCCGATTGTTCACCTGTCAGGCTGGGCACCGCACGAGAGCCAGCAGAAGCCGCTCAAACCCGGATCCGCAAAGCAGCGCCTTTCCGACGTCCTGAAGACACCGGAACAAAAGCTTCCCAGATAA
- a CDS encoding (deoxy)nucleoside triphosphate pyrophosphohydrolase, which produces MTEKQIVLVTACALVDADGRVLLSQRPEGKKLAGLWEFPGGKVEDGETPESALIRELAEELGVVTKEDCLAPLTFASYGYDDFHLLMPLFICRRFEGPARGLEGQAIKWVRPRDMRQYPMPPADEPLIPHLIDLI; this is translated from the coding sequence ATGACAGAAAAACAAATTGTTCTGGTGACAGCCTGTGCGCTGGTTGATGCCGATGGGCGGGTGCTTTTGTCGCAACGCCCCGAGGGCAAGAAACTTGCTGGCCTGTGGGAGTTCCCCGGAGGCAAGGTCGAGGATGGTGAAACACCAGAGTCAGCGCTTATTCGTGAGCTTGCCGAAGAACTTGGGGTCGTCACCAAAGAAGATTGCCTGGCGCCGCTGACCTTCGCAAGTTACGGCTATGACGATTTTCATCTTCTGATGCCATTGTTCATCTGCCGCAGGTTCGAAGGGCCTGCACGTGGTCTTGAAGGCCAGGCTATCAAATGGGTTCGCCCGCGCGATATGCGGCAGTATCCGATGCCCCCTGCCGATGAACCGCTTATACCCCATCTCATTGATCTTATTTGA
- a CDS encoding GNAT family N-acetyltransferase, giving the protein MPNLAIVRRLEAVGFRAWPAASIQYDGSWQLRLTAGHPSKRLNSVNPLDPSDHGDIEARVERAARRFDAYDRPLVFRQSPLAPAPLESYLDAHGWHRFDETIVMIGIIDQLDIDGGMDHLPVRDIGRYVDASITVHGRDQSLKAGLTEVLSSIRPPNGLFVIEDEANGPLATALCVHDNDLAGLFELATRMDSRRSGHGNEVVRAALRWARHRGADTAWLQVESVNEAAVSLYRGLGFGEVYRYAYRQKPGS; this is encoded by the coding sequence GTGCCCAATCTTGCGATTGTCAGACGGCTTGAAGCTGTTGGTTTCCGGGCGTGGCCGGCGGCCTCGATCCAGTATGATGGCAGCTGGCAGCTGAGGCTTACGGCGGGGCATCCGTCCAAGAGGCTGAATTCGGTCAATCCGCTGGACCCTTCAGACCATGGCGATATCGAAGCCCGTGTCGAGCGGGCTGCAAGACGGTTTGATGCCTATGACCGGCCATTGGTGTTTCGCCAGTCACCCTTGGCGCCAGCGCCACTGGAATCCTATCTCGATGCACATGGCTGGCACAGGTTTGATGAAACGATCGTGATGATCGGGATCATTGATCAACTGGATATAGATGGCGGTATGGATCATCTGCCAGTGCGCGATATCGGCCGCTATGTTGATGCATCGATCACGGTTCATGGCCGCGATCAGTCGCTTAAGGCTGGATTGACTGAGGTTTTGAGTTCGATACGTCCGCCAAATGGGCTGTTCGTCATCGAGGACGAGGCCAACGGGCCGCTTGCAACGGCGCTGTGTGTCCATGACAACGACCTGGCGGGTTTGTTTGAGCTCGCTACCCGGATGGATTCACGCCGCAGCGGCCATGGCAATGAAGTCGTGCGGGCGGCCTTGCGATGGGCCCGGCATAGAGGGGCTGATACCGCCTGGCTTCAGGTGGAGAGCGTCAATGAGGCCGCTGTTTCCCTCTACAGGGGGCTCGGTTTTGGCGAAGTCTACCGTTACGCCTATAGGCAGAAACCAGGATCCTGA
- the argJ gene encoding bifunctional glutamate N-acetyltransferase/amino-acid acetyltransferase ArgJ, producing the protein MSGDISPLAPKRYPELPAIDGVRIETAAAGIKYKGRTDLMLMVFDQPAAVAGVFTTSKCPSAPVDFCRGNLGGGRARALVVNSGNANAFTGQKGRVATTMTAEAAAKAVGCTEAEVFLASTGVIGEPLDATKFAGVLDGMAQSASGARWLDAARAIMTTDTYPKVATRTAKIDGVTVTLNGIAKGAGMIAPDMATMLSFIVTDADIEPEALQTMLGHYVGSTFNAVTVDSDTSTSDTLLVFATGAASGSGAGRIAGADDPRAEGFAKALSDMMEDLAVQIVRDGEGARKQVEIIVESAVSDGSAGRIARSIANSPLVKTAIAGEDANWGRVVMAVGKAGEPADRDRLAIWFGDVRVAVDGERDPGYSEASASEVMKRDEILIRVELGIGSGSARVFTCDLTKAYVEINGDYRS; encoded by the coding sequence ATGTCTGGCGATATCTCTCCACTTGCGCCAAAACGCTATCCCGAGCTTCCGGCGATTGACGGCGTGCGCATCGAAACTGCTGCGGCCGGGATCAAGTACAAGGGCCGCACGGACCTGATGCTGATGGTTTTTGATCAACCGGCTGCGGTGGCTGGAGTGTTTACGACGTCCAAATGCCCTTCTGCGCCGGTGGATTTCTGCCGGGGCAATCTCGGTGGTGGACGTGCCAGGGCGCTGGTGGTCAATTCGGGTAATGCCAATGCATTTACCGGTCAGAAGGGCCGGGTGGCCACGACCATGACCGCGGAGGCTGCGGCAAAGGCGGTCGGGTGCACCGAAGCCGAGGTGTTCCTTGCTTCAACGGGGGTGATCGGCGAACCGCTTGACGCGACCAAGTTTGCAGGGGTTCTGGACGGGATGGCTCAATCGGCGAGCGGCGCTCGCTGGCTGGATGCAGCTCGCGCCATCATGACCACGGACACCTATCCAAAGGTCGCTACACGCACTGCCAAGATCGATGGCGTAACGGTTACGCTCAACGGTATTGCCAAAGGTGCAGGTATGATCGCGCCGGATATGGCGACAATGCTCTCATTTATCGTCACGGATGCTGATATTGAGCCCGAGGCACTGCAGACGATGCTTGGCCATTATGTCGGTTCAACTTTCAATGCAGTGACAGTGGACAGCGATACATCGACCTCAGATACCTTGCTGGTGTTTGCCACAGGGGCGGCTTCCGGCTCGGGTGCGGGACGAATTGCGGGTGCGGATGATCCGCGGGCCGAAGGTTTTGCGAAGGCACTGTCGGATATGATGGAGGACCTGGCGGTCCAGATTGTGCGGGACGGTGAAGGTGCGCGCAAGCAGGTCGAAATCATCGTCGAGAGTGCCGTGTCGGATGGTTCCGCGGGCCGAATTGCTCGCTCTATTGCCAACTCGCCGCTGGTCAAGACCGCGATTGCAGGTGAAGATGCGAATTGGGGCCGGGTTGTGATGGCCGTCGGCAAGGCGGGAGAGCCCGCGGATCGTGACCGGCTTGCAATCTGGTTTGGCGATGTGCGGGTTGCTGTGGATGGCGAACGGGATCCTGGTTACAGTGAGGCTTCGGCTTCTGAGGTCATGAAGCGCGATGAGATCCTGATCCGGGTGGAGCTGGGTATTGGATCTGGTTCGGCACGGGTTTTTACCTGCGATCTGACCAAAGCCTATGTCGAGATCAATGGTGATTACCGGAGCTGA
- a CDS encoding peptidylprolyl isomerase, protein MRLSQLAATLLFTSIAFLPAKGFAQEADDPVVAMVGGVEIRTSELQMAEADLDPQFERLPAEQRRVAALAAVIDIKALARKAEAEELDQTEEFKRLMAFQRDRALHNVLFRSGVVESISDADVKARYDQEVAATQAEEEISARHILVETEDEAKALITELDAGKDFAELAKEKSTGPSAGNGGDLGYFTKGRMVPEFEAAAFALEKGQYGKEPVKTQFGWHVIKVEDRRDAAPPPFEQVADQIRQVLLRERYGELIREARDNVDIEVLDEGLKTAYEAISAQQ, encoded by the coding sequence ATGCGCCTATCGCAGCTTGCAGCCACACTCCTTTTCACAAGCATCGCCTTCCTGCCGGCTAAGGGCTTCGCGCAAGAGGCAGATGATCCTGTTGTCGCAATGGTTGGTGGCGTTGAAATCCGCACCTCGGAGCTTCAGATGGCTGAAGCCGATCTTGATCCGCAGTTCGAAAGGCTTCCGGCCGAGCAGCGCCGTGTGGCCGCGTTGGCGGCTGTGATCGATATCAAGGCACTGGCGCGAAAGGCTGAAGCCGAGGAGCTGGACCAGACCGAAGAGTTCAAGCGGCTGATGGCATTCCAGCGTGATCGCGCTCTGCACAATGTGTTGTTCAGGTCGGGAGTCGTTGAGTCCATCTCGGATGCCGATGTGAAGGCACGCTACGATCAGGAAGTTGCGGCCACGCAGGCAGAAGAGGAAATCAGTGCCCGCCATATCCTCGTTGAGACGGAAGATGAAGCCAAAGCGCTGATCACCGAGCTTGATGCCGGCAAGGATTTCGCCGAGCTGGCTAAGGAAAAGTCGACCGGTCCGAGCGCGGGCAATGGTGGGGATCTTGGCTATTTCACCAAGGGCCGCATGGTTCCAGAGTTCGAGGCCGCGGCTTTCGCGCTTGAGAAAGGTCAGTATGGCAAGGAGCCGGTCAAGACACAGTTCGGCTGGCATGTGATCAAGGTCGAGGATCGCCGGGACGCAGCGCCCCCGCCATTCGAACAGGTCGCAGACCAGATTCGTCAGGTTCTCCTTCGTGAGCGCTATGGCGAGCTCATTCGCGAGGCCCGCGACAACGTCGATATCGAGGTCCTTGATGAGGGTCTGAAGACCGCATACGAGGCAATCAGCGCGCAGCAGTAA
- the secA gene encoding preprotein translocase subunit SecA — MVKIGAIARKLFGSSNDRRIRAYNPKVAAINALEAELGALSDAEVAARTVQFREQIANGTKLEDLLVPAFATVREAAKRAIGLRPFDVQLIGGMILNENSIAEMKTGEGKTLVATLPVYLNALSGDGVHVVTVNDYLARRDAEWMSQIYGFLGMTTGIITHGMNDDERREAYACDITYATNNELGFDYLRDNMKYDRAQMVQRGHNYAIVDEVDSILVDEARTPLIISGPLDDRSDLYNSIDTLIQKLEPDDYEIDEKQRSATFTEVGTEKLEAMLAEADMLKGESLYDVENVAVVHHINNALKAHRLFTKDKDYIVRNDEIVIIDEFTGRMMPGRRFSEGQHQALEAKEGVRIQPENQTLASITFQNYFRMYSKLAGMTGTAATEAEEFGNIYGLDVAEVPTNVPIARIDEDDEVYRTVEEKYEAISVDIKEARARKQPVLVGTTSIEKSELLADMLRKQGLTDFNVLNARYHEQEAYIVSQAGVPGAITIATNMAGRGTDIQLGGNADMRVAQELGDMPEGPERDAKEAEIRAQIQALKDEALAAGGLYVLATERHESRRIDNQLRGRSGRQGDPGRSKFFLSLQDDLMRIFGSDRMDGMLKSLGLKEGEAIVHPWINKALERAQKKVEARNFDIRKNLLKFDDVMNDQRKVVFEQRKELMDAESISETIADMRQEVIDNLVNLHIPEKAYAEQWNVTELKKGVEAYLNLSLPIEEWAAEEGIAEDDIRARITEAVEKLAAERAERFGPEVMTYVEKSVVLQTLDHLWREHLVNLDHLRSVVGFRGYAQRDPLQEYKSEAFELFQALLANLRQAVMAQLMRVEIVREAAAAPEPTLPEGMEGHHIDPDTGRDEFETATEQETTGIVAPEARNPEDPDTWGKVGRNEPCPCGSGKKFKHCHGAF; from the coding sequence ATGGTCAAGATCGGCGCTATCGCTCGAAAACTGTTCGGCTCCTCCAACGACCGGAGAATACGGGCCTACAATCCGAAAGTTGCGGCCATCAATGCTCTTGAAGCGGAACTTGGCGCCTTGAGCGATGCCGAGGTCGCGGCGCGGACTGTCCAGTTCAGAGAGCAGATCGCCAATGGAACGAAGCTTGAAGATCTCCTGGTTCCCGCTTTCGCAACTGTGCGCGAAGCCGCCAAGCGTGCCATCGGCCTCAGACCATTCGACGTTCAGCTGATCGGCGGAATGATCCTGAACGAAAATTCAATTGCCGAAATGAAGACCGGCGAAGGCAAGACGCTGGTTGCCACGCTGCCGGTCTACCTCAATGCCCTGTCCGGCGATGGCGTGCATGTGGTCACCGTCAACGATTACCTGGCCCGGCGCGATGCGGAATGGATGAGCCAGATCTATGGCTTCCTTGGAATGACAACCGGCATCATCACACATGGGATGAATGACGATGAGCGGCGCGAGGCCTATGCCTGCGACATCACCTACGCCACCAACAACGAGCTCGGCTTCGATTATTTGCGCGACAACATGAAGTATGATCGCGCCCAGATGGTTCAGCGTGGGCACAATTACGCCATCGTCGACGAAGTCGATTCGATCCTGGTGGATGAGGCACGCACGCCGCTCATCATTTCCGGCCCGCTTGATGACCGCTCGGATCTTTACAACAGCATTGACACGCTGATTCAGAAGCTTGAGCCCGACGATTACGAGATCGACGAGAAGCAGCGTTCGGCAACCTTTACCGAAGTCGGCACCGAGAAGCTTGAAGCCATGCTCGCCGAAGCGGACATGCTCAAGGGCGAATCGCTTTACGACGTCGAAAATGTCGCAGTGGTCCACCACATCAACAACGCACTCAAGGCGCATCGCCTCTTCACCAAGGACAAGGATTACATTGTCCGCAATGACGAGATCGTCATTATCGATGAGTTTACCGGTCGCATGATGCCGGGACGCCGCTTCTCGGAAGGCCAGCACCAGGCGTTGGAAGCCAAGGAAGGCGTGCGCATCCAGCCCGAGAACCAGACTCTGGCCTCGATCACGTTCCAGAATTACTTCCGGATGTATTCGAAGCTTGCCGGCATGACCGGCACTGCCGCAACCGAAGCCGAAGAATTCGGCAATATCTACGGCCTTGATGTCGCTGAAGTTCCCACCAATGTCCCCATCGCGCGTATCGATGAGGATGACGAGGTCTACCGCACCGTCGAGGAGAAATACGAGGCGATCAGCGTCGACATCAAGGAGGCACGGGCCCGCAAGCAGCCAGTGCTGGTCGGCACCACCTCGATCGAGAAATCCGAACTTCTCGCAGACATGTTACGTAAGCAAGGGCTTACTGATTTCAACGTTCTGAACGCGCGCTATCATGAGCAGGAAGCCTATATCGTCTCGCAGGCGGGCGTGCCCGGAGCGATCACAATCGCCACCAACATGGCAGGCCGTGGTACCGATATCCAGCTCGGCGGCAATGCCGACATGCGCGTCGCCCAGGAACTCGGCGATATGCCGGAAGGGCCCGAGCGCGACGCGAAGGAAGCCGAAATCAGGGCTCAGATCCAGGCGCTCAAGGACGAAGCACTGGCAGCCGGCGGGCTTTATGTTCTTGCCACCGAACGCCACGAGAGCCGCCGCATCGACAACCAGCTGCGTGGTCGATCCGGACGTCAGGGCGATCCGGGGCGGTCCAAGTTCTTTCTCTCGCTGCAAGACGATCTGATGCGCATCTTCGGTTCGGATCGCATGGACGGGATGCTCAAGTCCCTTGGCCTCAAGGAAGGCGAGGCCATCGTTCACCCGTGGATCAACAAGGCGCTCGAACGGGCCCAGAAAAAGGTTGAGGCGCGGAACTTCGACATCCGCAAGAACCTGCTCAAGTTCGATGATGTCATGAACGACCAGCGCAAGGTCGTCTTCGAGCAGCGCAAGGAGCTCATGGATGCGGAATCGATTTCCGAAACCATCGCCGATATGCGTCAGGAAGTGATCGACAATCTTGTCAATCTGCACATCCCGGAAAAGGCCTATGCCGAACAGTGGAATGTGACAGAGCTCAAGAAAGGCGTCGAGGCCTACCTCAATCTGAGCCTCCCGATCGAGGAATGGGCTGCGGAAGAGGGCATCGCCGAAGACGACATCCGGGCACGGATCACAGAAGCCGTCGAGAAGCTTGCCGCCGAGCGCGCCGAGCGTTTCGGTCCGGAAGTCATGACCTATGTTGAAAAATCCGTTGTCCTTCAGACACTTGACCATCTCTGGCGCGAGCATCTGGTCAACCTTGATCACCTGCGTTCCGTCGTTGGTTTCCGGGGCTACGCACAGCGTGATCCACTGCAGGAGTACAAGTCCGAGGCATTCGAACTGTTCCAGGCATTGCTCGCCAATCTCCGCCAGGCAGTGATGGCGCAATTGATGCGCGTCGAGATTGTGCGTGAAGCAGCCGCGGCGCCGGAACCAACCTTGCCGGAGGGCATGGAAGGTCACCACATCGATCCGGATACCGGCAGAGATGAGTTCGAAACCGCAACAGAGCAGGAGACCACCGGAATTGTTGCGCCAGAAGCGCGAAATCCCGAGGATCCTGACACCTGGGGAAAGGTTGGCCGCAATGAACCTTGCCCTTGCGGTTCAGGCAAGAAGTTCAAACACTGTCACGGCGCGTTTTGA